A section of the Streptomyces sp. Je 1-369 genome encodes:
- the murD gene encoding UDP-N-acetylmuramoyl-L-alanine--D-glutamate ligase, which yields MSEWQGKNITVAGLGVSGISAARALAGLGATVTVVDGGSGEAHQERAASLEGEGISVRLGDAQTLPAGTDLVVTSPGWKPSSPLFAAAADAGVDVIGDVEIAWRLRGPDAAPWLAITGTNGKTTTTQMLASILTAGGLRTAAVGNIGTPIVDVILEGDDAYDVLAVELSSYQLHWAPSLRAHSAAVLNLAPDHLDWHGSMEAYSADKGRIYEGNTIACVYNVADRATEDLVREADVEEGCRAIGFTLNAPAPSQLGVVDGILVDRAFVPDRQKQAQELAEISDVQPPAPHNIANALAAAALARAFGVQATAVRDGLRAFRPDAHRIEHVADVEGVAYVDDSKATNTHAAEASLAAYESIVWIAGGLAKGATFDELVENAAKRLRGAVLIGADRELIREALARHAPEVPVVDLDRTDTGAMSEAVRRAAELAQPGDTVLMAPACASMDMFTNYNKRGEAFADAVRELGSTSA from the coding sequence GTGTCCGAGTGGCAGGGCAAGAACATCACCGTCGCCGGTCTCGGCGTGAGCGGCATCAGCGCCGCCCGCGCCCTGGCCGGCCTCGGCGCGACGGTCACCGTCGTGGACGGTGGCTCCGGAGAGGCGCACCAGGAACGTGCCGCCTCCCTGGAGGGCGAGGGCATCTCCGTACGGCTCGGAGACGCACAGACGCTCCCCGCGGGCACCGACCTGGTGGTCACCTCGCCCGGCTGGAAGCCCTCCTCGCCGCTGTTCGCGGCGGCCGCGGACGCGGGCGTGGACGTCATCGGCGACGTCGAGATCGCCTGGCGCCTGCGCGGCCCCGACGCGGCACCCTGGCTCGCCATCACGGGCACCAACGGCAAGACCACGACCACCCAGATGCTCGCCTCGATCCTGACGGCGGGCGGCCTGCGCACGGCGGCCGTCGGCAACATCGGCACCCCGATCGTGGACGTGATCCTGGAGGGCGACGACGCGTACGACGTGCTCGCCGTCGAGCTCTCCTCGTACCAGCTGCACTGGGCGCCCTCGCTGCGCGCCCACTCCGCGGCGGTCCTCAACCTCGCGCCGGACCACCTGGACTGGCACGGCTCCATGGAGGCGTACAGCGCCGACAAGGGGCGTATCTACGAGGGCAACACGATCGCCTGCGTCTACAACGTCGCCGACCGGGCCACCGAGGACCTGGTCCGCGAGGCCGACGTCGAAGAGGGCTGCCGCGCCATCGGTTTCACGCTGAATGCGCCCGCGCCCTCGCAACTGGGCGTCGTGGACGGCATCCTGGTCGACCGTGCCTTCGTGCCGGACCGCCAGAAGCAGGCCCAGGAGCTCGCCGAGATCTCCGACGTCCAGCCGCCCGCGCCGCACAACATCGCCAACGCGCTGGCCGCGGCCGCCCTCGCCCGCGCCTTCGGCGTCCAGGCGACGGCCGTCCGCGACGGCCTGCGGGCCTTCCGCCCGGACGCCCACCGCATCGAGCACGTCGCCGACGTCGAGGGCGTGGCGTACGTCGACGACTCCAAGGCCACCAACACCCACGCCGCCGAGGCGTCGTTGGCGGCGTACGAGTCGATCGTCTGGATCGCGGGCGGCCTCGCCAAGGGCGCCACCTTCGACGAACTCGTCGAGAACGCGGCGAAGCGGCTGCGCGGCGCCGTCCTCATCGGCGCCGACCGCGAGCTGATCCGCGAAGCCCTCGCGCGACACGCGCCCGAGGTCCCGGTCGTCGACCTCGACCGGACCGACACTGGGGCGATGTCCGAGGCGGTACGCCGGGCGGCAGAGCTGGCCCAGCCGGGGGACACCGTGCTGATGGCTCCGGCCTGCGCGTCGATGGACATGTTCACCAACTACAACAAGCGTGGTGAAGCGTTCGCGGACGCCGTCCGCGAGCTCGGCTCCACGAGCGCCTGA
- the mraY gene encoding phospho-N-acetylmuramoyl-pentapeptide-transferase codes for MRQILFAGVIGLFLTLVGTPLLIKLLARKGYGQFIRDDGPREHHSKRGTPTMGGIAFILATLIAYFLTKVITGTETTLSGLLVLFLMAGMGLVGFLDDYIKIVKQRSLGLRAKAKMAGQLIVGIGFAVLALNWPDNRNQTPASTKLSFVTDFGWSIGPVLFVVWALFMILAMSNGVNLTDGLDGLATGASVMVFGAYTFIGVWQYQESCANAVTLTNPQACFEVRDPLDLAVVASALMGACFGFLWWNTSPAKIFMGDTGSLALGGALAGLAICSRTELLLALLGGLFVMITMSVVIQVGSFKLTGKRVFRMAPLQHHFELKGWSEVLVVVRFWIIQGMCVIVGLGLFYAGWAAEK; via the coding sequence ATGAGGCAGATCCTCTTCGCGGGTGTGATCGGGCTCTTCCTGACCCTGGTCGGTACCCCGCTGCTGATCAAGCTCCTGGCCCGCAAGGGCTACGGCCAGTTCATCCGGGACGACGGCCCGCGCGAGCACCACAGCAAGCGCGGTACGCCGACCATGGGTGGTATCGCCTTCATCCTGGCCACGCTCATCGCCTACTTCCTCACGAAGGTCATCACCGGCACGGAGACGACGCTCTCCGGCCTCCTGGTGCTCTTCCTGATGGCGGGCATGGGCCTCGTCGGCTTCCTCGACGACTACATCAAGATCGTCAAGCAGCGCTCGCTCGGTCTGCGCGCCAAGGCGAAGATGGCCGGTCAGCTGATCGTCGGCATCGGCTTCGCCGTGCTCGCGCTGAACTGGCCGGACAACCGCAACCAGACCCCGGCCTCCACCAAGCTGTCGTTCGTCACGGACTTCGGCTGGTCGATCGGCCCGGTCCTGTTCGTGGTCTGGGCGCTGTTCATGATCCTCGCGATGTCGAACGGCGTGAACCTCACCGACGGTCTGGACGGCCTCGCCACCGGCGCCTCCGTGATGGTCTTCGGCGCCTACACCTTCATCGGTGTCTGGCAGTACCAGGAGTCCTGCGCCAACGCGGTCACCCTGACCAACCCCCAGGCGTGCTTCGAGGTACGGGACCCCCTCGACCTCGCGGTGGTCGCCTCCGCACTCATGGGCGCCTGCTTCGGCTTCCTGTGGTGGAACACCTCGCCCGCCAAGATCTTCATGGGCGACACCGGCTCCCTGGCCCTCGGCGGCGCGCTCGCCGGCCTCGCGATCTGCTCCCGCACGGAGCTGCTCCTCGCGCTCCTCGGCGGCCTCTTCGTGATGATCACCATGTCGGTCGTCATCCAGGTCGGCTCGTTCAAGCTCACCGGCAAGCGCGTCTTCCGGATGGCGCCACTCCAGCACCACTTCGAACTCAAGGGGTGGTCCGAGGTCCTTGTGGTGGTCCGCTTCTGGATCATCCAGGGCATGTGCGTGATCGTCGGTCTCGGACTCTTCTACGCGGGATGGGCAGCCGAAAAGTGA
- a CDS encoding UDP-N-acetylmuramoyl-tripeptide--D-alanyl-D-alanine ligase: MIALSLAEIATVVGGQTYDIPDPAVQVTGPVVRDSREVEPGSLFVAFVGERVDGHDYAADVVAAGAVAVLASRPVGVPAVVVDDVQAALGALARHVVERLGATLVALTGSVGKTSSKDLLAQVLQRKAPTVFTPGSLNNEIGLPLTALSATDETRFLVLEMGARGIGHIRYLAGLTPPKIGLVLNVGTAHIGEFGGREQIAVAKGELVESLPADGAAILNADDPLVRAMASRTKARVLLFGESDDADVRAENVRLTENGQPAFTLHTPSGCSDVTLRLYGEHHVSNALAAAAVAHELGMSVDEIALALSEAGTLSRWRMEVTERPDGVTVVNDAYNANPESMRAALRALVAMGKGRRTWAVLGHMAELGDEGLAEHDAVGRLAVRLNVSKLVAVGGREASWLQLGAYNEGSWGEESVHVSDAQAAIDLLRSELRAGDVVLVKASRSVGLEKVATALLDDAAVSSEGQVSGR, translated from the coding sequence GTGATCGCCCTCTCCCTCGCCGAGATCGCCACCGTCGTCGGCGGGCAGACGTACGACATACCGGATCCGGCCGTCCAGGTCACAGGACCCGTCGTCCGGGACTCCCGTGAGGTGGAGCCCGGCAGCCTCTTCGTCGCCTTCGTCGGCGAGCGCGTCGACGGCCACGACTACGCGGCCGACGTGGTCGCGGCGGGCGCGGTCGCCGTGCTCGCCTCGCGGCCCGTCGGCGTGCCCGCCGTCGTCGTCGACGATGTGCAGGCGGCCCTCGGAGCCCTCGCGCGCCACGTCGTGGAGCGGCTCGGCGCCACGCTGGTGGCGCTGACCGGATCGGTCGGCAAGACCAGCTCCAAGGACCTCCTCGCGCAGGTGCTCCAGCGCAAGGCGCCCACGGTCTTCACGCCGGGCTCGCTCAACAACGAGATCGGCCTGCCGCTGACCGCGCTCAGCGCCACCGACGAGACGCGCTTCCTCGTCCTCGAGATGGGAGCGCGCGGAATCGGCCACATCCGGTACCTCGCCGGTCTCACCCCGCCGAAGATCGGGCTCGTCCTGAACGTCGGCACCGCCCACATCGGCGAGTTCGGCGGCCGCGAGCAGATCGCGGTCGCGAAGGGTGAGCTGGTGGAGTCGCTGCCCGCGGACGGGGCCGCGATCCTCAACGCCGACGACCCGCTCGTCCGCGCCATGGCTTCCCGCACGAAGGCACGCGTCCTCCTCTTCGGGGAGTCCGACGACGCCGACGTACGGGCGGAAAATGTCCGGCTCACAGAGAACGGACAGCCTGCTTTTACGCTGCACACACCCTCCGGGTGCAGCGACGTGACCTTGCGGCTGTACGGTGAGCACCACGTGTCGAACGCGCTTGCCGCGGCCGCCGTCGCCCATGAGCTGGGCATGTCCGTGGACGAGATCGCCCTCGCGCTCTCCGAGGCGGGCACGCTGTCCCGCTGGCGGATGGAGGTCACCGAGCGCCCCGACGGCGTGACGGTCGTCAACGACGCCTACAACGCGAACCCCGAGTCCATGCGAGCCGCCCTGCGCGCGCTCGTGGCCATGGGCAAGGGGCGTCGTACGTGGGCGGTGCTCGGCCACATGGCCGAGCTCGGGGACGAGGGGCTCGCCGAGCACGACGCGGTCGGACGCCTTGCCGTCCGGCTCAACGTGAGCAAGCTCGTGGCAGTCGGGGGCAGGGAAGCGTCCTGGCTCCAACTGGGCGCATACAACGAGGGTTCGTGGGGTGAGGAGTCGGTGCACGTGTCCGACGCACAGGCGGCGATCGACCTGCTGCGCAGCGAGCTGCGCGCAGGAGACGTCGTACTGGTGAAGGCGTCCAGATCGGTCGGTCTCGAGAAGGTCGCCACGGCGCTTCTCGACGACGCCGCGGTGTCTTCTGAGGGGCAGGTCTCCGGCCGATGA
- a CDS encoding UDP-N-acetylmuramoyl-L-alanyl-D-glutamate--2,6-diaminopimelate ligase, translated as MTTITPDPGNRPPARPSLRSERGTPGTLTAVPHADQSQTTQKGAPVTYPGPPRPDRVSPASLTELAGQLGLADPGSAQITGITHDSRAVRPGDIYAALPGARMHGADFVAQAADLGAAAVLTDPTGAERAAATGLPVLAVDDPRGSMGELAATVYGHPGRDLLQIGITGTSGKTTTAYLIEGGLKGVRSTGLIGTVEMRIGDERIKSERTTPEATDLQALFAVMRERGVEAVAMEVSSHALVLGRVDGCVFDVAVFNNLSPEHMEFHSGMEDYFQAKAQLFTKHRSRVGVVNFDDEYGRRLITESEVPVTTFSAEGHPDADWRAEDVEVGPLDSTFVAVGPKGERINAKSPLAGPFNVANTLAAIVSLAVAGLDPQQAADGVAAVPGVPGRLERIDAGQPYLAVVDYAHKTDAVESVLRALRKVTEGKLHIVLGCGGDRDKTKRMPMGAAAARLADTAVLTSDNPRGEDPLAILATMLAGAADVPAHERGDVAVFEDRAAAIRAAVVRARPGDTVLVAGKGHEQGQDIAGVVRPFDDRQVLREAIQQTQG; from the coding sequence GTGACAACGATCACCCCCGACCCGGGGAACCGCCCCCCGGCACGCCCCTCACTTCGCTCCGAGAGGGGTACGCCCGGTACGCTCACCGCCGTGCCACACGCTGATCAGTCCCAAACCACCCAGAAGGGCGCTCCCGTGACATATCCGGGACCGCCGCGGCCGGACCGGGTCTCACCGGCCTCGCTGACCGAGCTCGCGGGCCAGCTGGGCCTCGCCGACCCGGGCAGCGCGCAGATCACGGGCATCACGCACGACTCGCGCGCCGTCCGTCCCGGCGACATCTACGCCGCGCTGCCCGGCGCCCGCATGCACGGCGCCGACTTCGTCGCGCAGGCCGCCGACCTCGGCGCCGCCGCGGTGCTCACCGACCCGACGGGCGCCGAACGCGCGGCCGCCACCGGCCTGCCGGTCCTGGCCGTCGACGACCCGCGCGGCAGCATGGGCGAGCTCGCGGCGACGGTCTACGGCCACCCAGGACGCGACCTGCTGCAGATCGGCATCACCGGCACGTCCGGCAAGACCACGACCGCGTACCTCATCGAGGGCGGCCTCAAGGGCGTGCGCTCGACCGGTCTCATCGGCACGGTCGAGATGCGCATCGGCGACGAGCGCATCAAGTCGGAGCGCACGACCCCCGAAGCCACCGACCTCCAGGCGCTGTTCGCGGTGATGCGCGAACGCGGCGTCGAGGCGGTCGCCATGGAGGTCTCCAGCCACGCGCTGGTGCTCGGCCGGGTGGACGGCTGCGTCTTCGACGTCGCCGTCTTCAACAACCTCAGCCCGGAGCACATGGAGTTCCACTCCGGCATGGAGGACTACTTCCAGGCCAAGGCGCAGCTGTTCACCAAGCACCGCTCGCGCGTCGGCGTGGTCAACTTCGACGACGAGTACGGGCGCAGGCTCATCACCGAGTCGGAGGTGCCCGTCACCACCTTCTCCGCCGAGGGCCACCCCGACGCCGACTGGCGCGCCGAGGACGTCGAGGTCGGGCCGCTCGACTCGACGTTCGTCGCCGTCGGACCCAAGGGCGAGCGCATCAACGCCAAGTCGCCGCTCGCGGGCCCCTTCAACGTCGCCAACACCCTCGCCGCGATCGTCTCGCTGGCCGTCGCCGGGCTCGACCCGCAGCAGGCCGCCGACGGCGTCGCCGCGGTGCCCGGCGTCCCCGGCCGCCTGGAGCGCATCGACGCCGGCCAGCCCTACCTCGCCGTCGTCGACTACGCCCACAAGACGGACGCCGTCGAATCGGTCCTGCGCGCCCTGCGCAAGGTCACCGAGGGCAAGCTGCACATCGTGCTCGGCTGCGGCGGCGACCGCGACAAGACCAAGCGGATGCCGATGGGCGCGGCCGCGGCCCGCCTCGCCGACACCGCCGTACTGACGTCGGACAACCCGCGTGGCGAGGACCCCCTCGCGATCCTCGCCACGATGCTCGCCGGCGCCGCCGACGTGCCGGCCCACGAGCGCGGCGACGTCGCCGTCTTCGAGGACCGGGCCGCCGCCATCCGTGCCGCCGTCGTCCGCGCCAGGCCGGGCGACACCGTCCTGGTCGCGGGCAAGGGCCACGAGCAGGGACAGGACATCGCCGGGGTGGTGCGTCCCTTCGACGACCGCCAGGTGCTTCGCGAAGCTATCCAGCAAACCCAGGGATGA
- a CDS encoding peptidoglycan D,D-transpeptidase FtsI family protein, whose product MSDREPPRRRVPGPAKPVRPARPGAPRRPAQGGRPAARRPAAKGKGKARTIRLGSPRPRLRMVSLGLTLVMLAFVVRLLQVQAVDASAYAAKAEKNRYFTHTLTAERGRITDRGGVEMAASVDAYDITADPTLFAPKEAKTKDAPEQAAALLAPILGKDTAELTKKLKTPDTRYVLLARRQTPQVWKQIKDLRGALAERAGADPASPNVLAGVLADPSSKRVYPNDELGAGILGWVNSDGKGAGGLEAQLDKQLAGEDGKIRYAQSGGRQVPTAGSTETPAVPGSDVELTIDRDIQWAAQNAISEQVKKSRADRGYVIVQDTRTGEVLAMANAPGFDPNDLSQANGAALGNAALQDAFEPGSTAKVMSMAAVLEEKVATPGTRVTVPNRLHRGDRLFQDDIDHPTWHLTLNGVLAKSSNIGTILATGELGRTQKDVNKVLYSYLRKFGLGKESGLDFPGETSGILARPAKWSTSQQFTIPFGQGFSLNAMQAASVYSTIANGGVRVEPTLVRGTKGPDGRFTPAPRPKKNRVVSEKTAKTVAQMLESVVDDEEGTGTKARIPGYRVAGKTGTANRVDPETGRYKGYTSSFAGFAPADKPRVTVYCAIQNATKGSYFGGQICGPIYKEVMEFALKTLQVPPTGSGPARLPVTFKP is encoded by the coding sequence GTGTCCGACAGGGAACCCCCGCGGCGCCGGGTGCCAGGACCGGCGAAGCCCGTCAGGCCCGCACGGCCCGGCGCGCCCCGCCGACCTGCCCAGGGCGGCCGCCCCGCCGCCCGCCGCCCCGCCGCCAAGGGAAAGGGCAAGGCCCGCACCATCCGCCTGGGCAGCCCCCGGCCGCGCCTGCGCATGGTCAGCCTCGGACTCACGCTGGTGATGCTGGCCTTCGTCGTACGGCTTCTCCAGGTGCAGGCCGTCGACGCGAGCGCGTACGCCGCCAAGGCCGAGAAGAACCGCTACTTCACCCACACCCTCACCGCCGAGCGCGGGCGGATCACCGACCGCGGCGGCGTCGAGATGGCCGCCAGCGTCGACGCGTACGACATCACGGCCGACCCCACGCTCTTCGCGCCGAAGGAGGCCAAGACCAAGGACGCGCCCGAACAGGCCGCCGCGCTCCTGGCCCCCATCCTCGGCAAGGACACCGCCGAGCTCACCAAGAAGCTCAAGACCCCCGACACGCGCTACGTCCTGCTCGCCCGCCGCCAGACACCCCAGGTGTGGAAGCAGATCAAGGACCTGCGCGGCGCGCTCGCCGAGCGGGCGGGCGCCGACCCGGCCTCCCCGAACGTCCTGGCCGGCGTCCTGGCCGACCCCAGCAGCAAGCGGGTCTATCCGAACGACGAGCTGGGCGCCGGGATACTGGGCTGGGTCAACTCCGACGGCAAGGGCGCGGGCGGCCTGGAGGCGCAGCTCGACAAGCAGCTGGCGGGCGAGGACGGCAAGATCCGCTACGCGCAGTCCGGTGGCCGCCAGGTGCCGACCGCGGGCTCCACGGAGACGCCCGCCGTGCCCGGCTCCGACGTCGAGCTCACCATCGACCGCGACATCCAGTGGGCCGCGCAGAACGCCATCAGCGAGCAGGTCAAGAAGTCCAGGGCCGACCGGGGCTACGTGATAGTGCAGGACACCCGGACCGGCGAGGTCCTCGCCATGGCCAACGCCCCCGGCTTCGACCCGAACGACCTCTCGCAGGCCAACGGCGCGGCCCTCGGCAACGCCGCCCTCCAGGACGCCTTCGAACCGGGTTCCACCGCCAAGGTCATGTCGATGGCCGCCGTCCTCGAGGAGAAGGTGGCCACCCCCGGCACGCGCGTGACGGTGCCCAACCGGCTGCACCGCGGCGACCGCCTCTTCCAGGACGACATCGACCACCCCACCTGGCACCTGACGCTCAACGGCGTCCTCGCCAAGTCGTCCAACATCGGCACGATCCTCGCCACCGGGGAGCTGGGCAGGACACAGAAGGACGTCAACAAGGTCCTCTACTCGTACCTGCGCAAGTTCGGCCTCGGCAAGGAATCCGGGCTCGACTTCCCCGGCGAGACGTCCGGCATCCTCGCGCGCCCCGCCAAGTGGTCCACCTCGCAGCAGTTCACGATCCCCTTCGGCCAGGGCTTCTCCCTCAACGCCATGCAGGCCGCCTCCGTCTACTCGACCATCGCCAACGGAGGCGTACGCGTCGAACCCACCCTGGTGCGCGGCACGAAGGGTCCCGACGGCCGCTTCACGCCCGCGCCCAGGCCGAAGAAGAACCGCGTCGTCAGCGAGAAGACCGCGAAGACCGTGGCGCAGATGCTGGAGTCCGTCGTCGACGACGAGGAGGGCACCGGCACCAAGGCGCGCATCCCCGGCTACCGCGTCGCGGGCAAGACCGGTACGGCCAACCGGGTCGATCCGGAGACCGGCCGCTACAAGGGCTACACCTCGTCGTTCGCCGGCTTCGCGCCCGCCGACAAACCGCGCGTCACCGTCTACTGCGCCATCCAGAACGCCACCAAGGGCAGCTACTTCGGCGGCCAGATCTGCGGCCCCATCTACAAGGAGGTCATGGAGTTCGCCCTCAAGACGCTCCAAGTCCCGCCCACCGGAAGCGGCCCGGCCCGTCTGCCGGTGACCTTCAAGCCCTGA
- a CDS encoding septum formation initiator family protein encodes MSKKPELRGRAARLARLLPQGPSQAARTPFVLLVVLLLGGGLIALLILNSSLNEGSFQLSELKKETKDLTEEEQELQREVDGYAAPDALQRRAQELGMVPGGDPAFLNPDGTVRGVPGTAARPSSLSYPAPRPQEVASPAATVSLPATPPPSSAAPDPAAPPPPAQPADSHAAQAPTTPRPTTTSGR; translated from the coding sequence ATGAGCAAGAAGCCCGAGCTGCGGGGGAGGGCCGCCCGCCTCGCGCGGCTGCTGCCCCAGGGCCCGAGCCAGGCCGCACGGACCCCCTTCGTGCTCCTCGTGGTCCTGCTCCTCGGCGGTGGCCTGATCGCGCTGCTCATCCTGAACTCCTCCCTCAACGAGGGCTCGTTCCAGCTGAGCGAGCTGAAGAAGGAGACCAAGGACCTCACCGAGGAGGAACAGGAGCTCCAGCGCGAGGTCGACGGCTACGCGGCCCCCGACGCCCTGCAGCGCCGCGCCCAGGAGCTCGGCATGGTCCCCGGCGGCGACCCGGCCTTCCTGAACCCCGACGGCACCGTCCGCGGCGTCCCCGGCACCGCGGCCCGCCCCTCCTCGCTGTCGTACCCCGCGCCCCGCCCGCAGGAGGTCGCGTCCCCCGCCGCCACCGTCTCCCTCCCGGCCACGCCCCCGCCGTCCTCCGCGGCCCCGGACCCGGCCGCCCCACCGCCGCCCGCGCAGCCCGCCGACAGCCACGCTGCCCAGGCCCCCACGACTCCCCGGCCCACGACGACCTCCGGCAGGTGA
- the rsmH gene encoding 16S rRNA (cytosine(1402)-N(4))-methyltransferase RsmH: MSDNSRHVPVMLQRCLDMLAPALAEPGAVVVDCTLGLGGHSEALLTTFPSARLVALDRDKEALRLSGERLAPYGDRATLVHAVYDELPDVLDRLGIPRVQGVLFDLGVSSMQLDEADRGFAYAQDAPLDMRMDQTTGVSAAEVLNTYAPGELVRILRAYGEEKQAKRIVSAVVREREKEPFSNSARLVELIRDSLPQAAKRTGGNPAKRTFQALRIEVNGELSVLEQAVPAAVKSLAVGGRIAVLSYQSLEDRLVKQVLAAGAATTAPPGLPVVPERYQPRLKLLTRGAELPTEEEIAENRRAAPARLRGAQRIREDVG, translated from the coding sequence TTGAGCGACAACAGCCGACACGTCCCGGTGATGCTTCAGCGATGCCTGGACATGCTGGCCCCCGCGCTCGCCGAGCCGGGCGCCGTCGTCGTCGACTGCACCCTGGGCCTCGGCGGCCACAGCGAGGCCCTCCTCACCACCTTCCCCTCCGCCCGCCTCGTCGCCCTGGACCGCGACAAGGAAGCGCTGCGCCTGTCCGGCGAACGCCTCGCCCCCTACGGCGACCGGGCCACCCTGGTCCACGCGGTCTACGACGAACTCCCCGACGTACTCGACCGCCTCGGCATCCCACGCGTCCAGGGCGTCCTCTTCGACCTCGGCGTCTCCTCCATGCAGCTCGACGAGGCGGACCGCGGCTTCGCGTACGCCCAGGACGCCCCCCTCGACATGCGCATGGACCAGACCACCGGAGTCAGCGCCGCCGAGGTGCTCAACACCTACGCGCCGGGCGAACTGGTGCGGATCCTGCGGGCGTACGGCGAGGAGAAGCAGGCCAAGCGCATCGTGAGCGCCGTGGTGCGCGAGCGCGAGAAGGAGCCGTTCAGCAACAGCGCCCGACTCGTCGAACTCATCCGCGACTCCCTGCCGCAGGCCGCCAAGCGCACCGGCGGCAACCCCGCCAAGCGCACCTTCCAGGCCCTGCGCATCGAGGTCAACGGCGAGCTGAGCGTCCTGGAGCAGGCCGTCCCCGCCGCGGTGAAGTCGCTCGCCGTCGGCGGCAGGATCGCCGTCCTGTCGTACCAGTCGCTGGAGGACCGCCTCGTCAAGCAGGTGCTCGCGGCCGGCGCCGCGACGACCGCGCCGCCCGGCCTGCCCGTCGTACCCGAGCGCTACCAGCCACGGCTCAAGCTCCTGACCCGGGGTGCCGAACTCCCCACCGAGGAAGAGATCGCCGAGAACCGCAGGGCGGCACCGGCCCGGCTGCGGGGCGCCCAGCGCATCCGCGAAGACGTCGGATAG
- a CDS encoding beta-class carbonic anhydrase — MSTSAASPDRTPDTTGAIAVGGVTDRLVEANGKYASRFTDPGMDARPVLQVAVVACMDARLDLHGALGLDLGDCHTIRNAGGVVTDDVIRSLTISQRALGTRSVVLIHHTTCGLESLTEEFRHDLEMEVGQRPAWAVEAFRDVDQDVRQSMERVRTSPFLLHTDDVRGFVFDVKTGLLREIDPA, encoded by the coding sequence ATGTCGACTTCCGCAGCCTCCCCGGACCGCACGCCCGACACGACCGGCGCCATAGCCGTCGGAGGCGTCACCGACCGCCTCGTCGAAGCCAACGGGAAGTACGCCTCCCGGTTCACCGACCCCGGCATGGACGCGCGGCCCGTCCTCCAGGTCGCCGTCGTCGCGTGCATGGACGCCCGTCTCGACCTGCACGGCGCCCTCGGTCTCGACCTCGGTGACTGCCACACCATCCGCAACGCGGGCGGCGTGGTCACCGACGACGTCATCCGCTCCCTGACCATCAGCCAGCGCGCGCTCGGCACCCGCAGCGTCGTGCTGATCCACCACACCACCTGCGGCCTGGAGTCCCTCACCGAGGAGTTCCGGCACGACCTGGAGATGGAGGTCGGACAGCGCCCCGCCTGGGCGGTGGAGGCCTTCCGGGACGTGGACCAGGACGTACGGCAGTCGATGGAGCGGGTGCGGACCTCGCCGTTCCTGCTGCACACCGACGACGTCCGGGGCTTTGTCTTCGACGTGAAGACGGGTCTGCTGCGGGAGATCGACCCTGCGTGA
- a CDS encoding AAA family ATPase, with the protein MTTYDDRASLTDLTTTAERVRRSVEGVIEGKPEVVRLSLTVLLAEGHLLIEDVPGVGKTMLAKALARSIDCSVRRIQFTPDLLPSDITGVSIFDQQRRDFEFKPGAIFAQIVIGDEINRASPKTQSALLESMEERQVTIDGQTYELPSPFMVVATQNPVEMEGTYPLPEAQRDRFMARVSIGYPAPEAELQMLDVHGGVSPLDDLQPVAHAHEIVKLIDAVRTVHVAEPVRRYAVDLVSATRNHPDLRLGASPRATLHLLRAAKASAALSGREFALPDDVQALAVAVLAHRLLPTAQAQLNRRTAESVVLEILQHTPVPAAAQPAPNAYFNQQPPGARRL; encoded by the coding sequence GTGACGACCTATGACGATCGAGCGAGCCTCACAGATCTGACCACGACCGCGGAGCGTGTCCGCAGGTCGGTGGAGGGTGTGATCGAGGGCAAGCCAGAGGTCGTACGGCTTTCGCTGACTGTGCTCCTGGCGGAGGGGCACCTGCTCATCGAGGATGTGCCGGGCGTGGGCAAGACCATGCTCGCCAAGGCACTCGCGCGGTCCATCGACTGTTCCGTGCGGCGGATCCAGTTCACGCCGGACCTGCTGCCGTCGGACATCACCGGGGTGTCCATCTTCGACCAGCAGCGCAGGGATTTCGAGTTCAAACCGGGCGCGATCTTCGCGCAGATCGTGATCGGCGACGAGATCAACCGCGCGTCTCCGAAGACGCAGTCCGCGCTCCTGGAGTCCATGGAGGAGCGCCAGGTCACCATCGACGGGCAGACGTACGAACTGCCGAGTCCTTTCATGGTGGTGGCCACGCAGAACCCCGTCGAGATGGAGGGGACCTATCCCCTGCCCGAGGCGCAGCGCGACCGCTTCATGGCGCGCGTCTCGATCGGCTATCCGGCGCCGGAGGCCGAGTTGCAGATGCTCGACGTCCACGGCGGTGTCTCACCCCTGGACGACCTCCAGCCGGTGGCGCACGCGCACGAGATCGTGAAGCTCATCGACGCGGTGCGCACGGTCCACGTGGCCGAGCCCGTGCGGAGGTACGCGGTGGACCTGGTCTCCGCGACCCGCAACCACCCGGACCTCAGACTTGGGGCGTCCCCGCGCGCGACGCTGCACCTGCTGCGCGCCGCCAAGGCCTCCGCCGCCCTGAGCGGCCGTGAGTTCGCCCTCCCGGACGACGTGCAGGCCCTGGCCGTCGCGGTCCTCGCGCACCGCCTGCTGCCCACGGCACAGGCCCAGTTGAACCGGCGCACGGCCGAATCCGTCGTCCTGGAGATCCTGCAGCACACCCCGGTGCCCGCCGCGGCGCAGCCGGCTCCGAACGCCTACTTCAACCAGCAGCCGCCCGGCGCCCGGAGGCTGTGA